In Methylosinus sp. H3A, the sequence CGAATTGATTTTTCGCCTCGCACCATTCGCGCGGCGCCATTTTCCACTCCCCGGCGACTTGGCGCAAGACGAGATAGAGGAGCTTCATCGCCGCATCGTCAGTCGGAAAATGCCCTCTCGTCCGCACGGCGCGCCGCAGCTTCGCGTTCAAGGATTCTATGGCGTTCGTCGTGTAGATGATCCGCCGTACCGCGATCGGAAAGGCGAAAAACGGGATGACCTGCTCCCAATTGCGCCGCCAGCCCTGCGCGATCGACGGATATTTCTTGCCCCAATGGCCGCCGTCGAAGGCCTCCAACGCCTCTTTGGCCGCCTCGGCGGTCGGGGCGCGATAGATCGTCTTCAGCGCGGCGGCGATCGCCTTGCGGTCCTTGTATGAGGCGAATTCCATCGAGTTTCGAATGAGATGCACGATGCAGGTCTGCACGGTCGTCTGCGGAAACACCGCATTGATCGCCTCCGGAAAGCCCTTCAGGCCGTCGACCACGGCGATCAGTATGTCGCCGACGCCGCGGTTCTTCAGCTCGTTCATCACCCGAAGCCAGAATTTGGCGCCCTCCGAGGTCTCGATCCAAAGCCCCAGAATGTCCTTCGTTCCGTCCGGCGTGACGCCGAGCGCCACATAGACGGCCTTGTTGCGGACCAGGCCTTCGTCGCGGATTTTGACGCGCAGCGCGTCGAAGAAAACCAAGGGATACATCGCCTCGAGCGGCCGGTTCTGCCATTCGGCGACGGTCTCCAGCACGGCGTCGGTGACTGTCGAGATCAGATCGGGCGAGACTTCCAGGCCGTAGAGCTCGAGCAAATGGCCCTGGATCTCGCGCACCGTCATGCCGCGCGCATACATCGACACGATTTTCTCGTCGAAGCCGGGAAAGCGGCGCTGATAGCGCGCGATCAGCTTGGGATCGAAGCTCCCCTCCCGGTCCCGCGGGACCCTGATGTCGATCTTCGACGTCTCGGTCAGCACGGTCTTCTTCGAATAGCCGTTGCGGTGGTTCGCCTTGCCCGCCGCCGCTTCGCTCTCGAGATGGTCGTCCATCTCCGCGTTCAGAACCCGTTCCGCCAGCGCCTTCTTCAGCTCATCGAACAAGCCATCCTTGGAAAAAACCTCCTTCGGATCGCGTCCCGACAGCAATTGGTCCAATGTGCCCTTCTTGATCGCCATAGCCCGCCTCCTGCGGTTCTACTATGGCCCCACACACAAGATTCCTGACAGTCCCCTCCGCATGGGTCGCTCGAAATAACGGTAGGAGAGCAAGGACAGCACGATCGTAATCCAGAAGCTCGCGAAGGCGAAGGCGAATGTCCACGGGGTCTCGATCAGATGCAGACGCCGCGCCGCCACCAAAAACGGCACGCTCACAAGAACGTGCGACATGTAGAGGGCGTAAGAACTCTCCCCGAGAACGAGGAGAACTTGGCTCTTCATCACAGAGGGGACGCCTCTTGCATCGGCAAGAGCAGCAAAAGCGATGAGCGAACAGAAGACCGGCAGAACCAATTCACGCCGAACGTCGAGAGATAGCACGACCAGCGCACTCGCAGCCAGCGCGTGAACAGTCCACCAAGATGGTTTGCCGCGTAACTGACCATTGCATATCGCCTCGGCGATCGCGGCACCGGCAAAGAAGCTGGGGAGGGCGCGCAACATTCCAAACTGATACGTCAAATCCATCCAATCCTGTGCGCCGAGTGCATTGTGGACCGCAATCATGGCGGCCACCATCAGCAGTGTGCAAAGCATGCTGAACGCGAGACTGACACGGCGAACGATAGCGAAGACGGCGGGCGCCAGCAGGTAGACAAACCACTCCGCACTTATCGACCACGAGGGCACATTGAAACTCGGATGGTCGAGGAACCCCCAGGCTTGCACGAGGAGCAGATTCACCGGCAGGCCGGAAAGCGCCAATATCTCCGGGTGATTGGGCTGAACGTGCAGGAGATGCGCGATGGCGATGAGCACCAGATAGCAAGCCAAAATCAGGACGTGTAACGGATAGACGCGCGCCCACCGGGCCAGTAGAAACTCCCCGTATTCCCGAGCCGATCCAAAACGGCTCCGATAGCCATGCACGATGACGAAACCGCTGAGCATGAAAAAGAAATCGACCATGCAACTGAGATTTGTGACAAGAGGAAACCAGGTCGCTAGCCCCAACTGAAAGTCAATATTATAATGAAATATGACGATGCCACTCGCGGCTAAGAAACGATAGCTGTCCAGCACAACATACCTGGCCGAATTCGTGGACTGCATGGGCGGGCGCCTTGCGAGCAATGTGAAAGCTCCTTCTTGGAGACGGAGCCTGAAGAATTTGCAATCTCTTGACGACCAGAAGCGGAGGATATGTACAATCAGACTGAGCTGCGGTTCTCCGTATAAGATCAGGCCAACGGGTTCGCCGAGGGCGCTTTCGAGCATTTTGCTGCGAACGTGATGCTGGAAAAGGAAGCGATTCATTGGTAACCACTGCATGTATTTGATTTACATACATTACGTCAGCTGGTCAAGCGAGTGATGAATATAGAACCTTGGGAAACCAGCCTTTGGCGAGCAGTTGCACGTTCCGCCGTCCCCCGGAAGCTGGAAACTATTTAATATCAATGCCTTCACATCTCGTTTCAATAACCCTTCAGGATCGCGAACGGCGCCTGCTCGGTTCCCCATGGTTTCAGCCCGGGCTCGATGGCGACGCAAATCCGTACGCGGCCTTTGTTCTCCCCACAGTTCCCGAATTCGATCTTCAATCCCTGATCCCGCATTTTTTGCGCAGTCGCCTTCATGCCGTCGATCTCACCCTGCCGATCGGCCTTTTCCAGCGCCAGATTCGCCAGCTCCGCCCGTTGCCAGGACAAAGACGCCCATAGGCCGAGCACGATCAGCGCCAGGGCGCCGACCGCGCCGGCCAGGATGATGGCGAATGCGCGATCGGAAAACTTCATCGCCTGCTTGTCGAGAATGATTGCAGCGCGATGCGCGTCCTCGATCTGCTGCGTGAAGCCTTTCGCCAGCGGCGCGAACAGCAAGCCCTACAAGGATTTTCTGGCGTTGATGATCGCCGCGCGCGAGCGCGCCGGTCTCACCCAGGAAGGACTCGCCGAGCGCATCGGCCGGACGCAATCTTTTGTCTCGAAATACGAGCGCGGCGAACGTCGCCTCGACGTGGTCGAGTTTGCTGAATTTATAAAAGCGATGGATCTCGACCCGAGCGCCGTGTTTGCT encodes:
- a CDS encoding IS256 family transposase, whose amino-acid sequence is MAIKKGTLDQLLSGRDPKEVFSKDGLFDELKKALAERVLNAEMDDHLESEAAAGKANHRNGYSKKTVLTETSKIDIRVPRDREGSFDPKLIARYQRRFPGFDEKIVSMYARGMTVREIQGHLLELYGLEVSPDLISTVTDAVLETVAEWQNRPLEAMYPLVFFDALRVKIRDEGLVRNKAVYVALGVTPDGTKDILGLWIETSEGAKFWLRVMNELKNRGVGDILIAVVDGLKGFPEAINAVFPQTTVQTCIVHLIRNSMEFASYKDRKAIAAALKTIYRAPTAEAAKEALEAFDGGHWGKKYPSIAQGWRRNWEQVIPFFAFPIAVRRIIYTTNAIESLNAKLRRAVRTRGHFPTDDAAMKLLYLVLRQVAGEWKMAPREWCEAKNQFAIMFDDRFVAA
- a CDS encoding acyltransferase, with translation MQSTNSARYVVLDSYRFLAASGIVIFHYNIDFQLGLATWFPLVTNLSCMVDFFFMLSGFVIVHGYRSRFGSAREYGEFLLARWARVYPLHVLILACYLVLIAIAHLLHVQPNHPEILALSGLPVNLLLVQAWGFLDHPSFNVPSWSISAEWFVYLLAPAVFAIVRRVSLAFSMLCTLLMVAAMIAVHNALGAQDWMDLTYQFGMLRALPSFFAGAAIAEAICNGQLRGKPSWWTVHALAASALVVLSLDVRRELVLPVFCSLIAFAALADARGVPSVMKSQVLLVLGESSYALYMSHVLVSVPFLVAARRLHLIETPWTFAFAFASFWITIVLSLLSYRYFERPMRRGLSGILCVGP
- a CDS encoding helix-turn-helix domain-containing protein → MIAARERAGLTQEGLAERIGRTQSFVSKYERGERRLDVVEFAEFIKAMDLDPSAVFAQFLQHAFDDMTG